The Polyangium aurulentum genomic interval GCCGAACAGCGACCCCGCCCCCTGCCCCTCGCCCCGCTCGCCCACCCCTTCGCCTCTACGCCAGCCCCCTAGCCGCGTCTACGATCACCGGCCGCGCCGCCAAGGTGTAAGACTCCCGCGTCTCATCCGTCAGCGCATCGCACAGGAGACCTCGATGCACACCGAACACCCCTACATCCACGCCCTCGGGCACGCCGCCTTCACGCGCTTCTACGACCCGTTCATCCGGACCGTGATCCGCGAGCGCGCCTTCAAGGAGCGCCTGATCGACCTCGCCGACGTGCGGACTGGCCACCGCGTGCTCGACGTCGGCGCCGGCACGGGCACGCTCGCGATTCTGATCAAGCAGCGCGTCCCCGGGGCCACGGTGGTCGGTCTCGACGGCGATCCGGAGATCCGCGAAATGGCCCGCCAGAAGATCGCCGCCGCAGGCCTCGATATCGAGCTGCGCGACGGCTTCGCCCAGAAGCTGCCGTTCCCTGATGATTCGTTCGACCGCGTGGTGACGACCCTCGTCCTGCACCACCTCTCCCGCGCGGACAAGGAGGCGGCCTTCCGCGAAATGGCGCGCGTCCTCCGCCCGGATGGCGAGCTGCACGTGGCCGACGTGGGACCGCCGCGCTCGGCGGCAGGCCAGATCGCCGCAGGCGTGATGCGCCGGTTCGGGTACGTCGGCGATAACCTCGACGGCCGCCTGCCCGAGCTCATGCGCGCCGCAGGGTTTGCGAACGTGGAGGAGACCTCGCGGCTCACGACGGTGCTCGGGCCGCTGGTTTATCTTCGCGGGAAGAAGCCGTAGGAGCTACCCCGCTCCCCCCACAATCGGAAACAACTCCACCACCGGCGCCCTCGCCGCCTTCGCCGCCGCGAGGATCTCCCGCGTCGTCCCGCCCTCCGGTAGCACCGCCGACATTCTCAGCGGGCCGCCCCTCACCGCAATGCCACGCGCCTCCAGCTCCTGCCGGAATGCACCCGCATTGCCGCGCACCGTCACCCCGTAAATCCTCGCTCCCGCGAACAGCTCCGCAGGCGCTCCCTCCAGCACCGCCGCTCCGCCCGCGATCACCACCGCATGGCTCGCCCCGTGCGAAAGCTCGCCCTCCGGCGTCCCCGGCTCCATCCGGTGGACCGAAAAGATCGCCCCTCGCCCCTGCGTCACCGCCGCCATTGCATTGGTCACGAACATGGCCGCGTGCACGTCGAGCCCCGCGAGCGGCGCCTCCGCGACGATCACCCTCGGGTCCGCGACCACCGCATTCGCGAGCCCGAGCGCTCGCCGCTGCCCGGGGCCCAGCGCCGCCGCCGGATAACGCATTGCACCCGTGAGCCCCACCCGCTCGAGCGCCGCCGCCGCCATCTCGCGCGCCGCTCGCTCGGCAATGCCCCCGAGCCGCGCGCTCCACGTCACGTATTCGTGCGCCGTCATTCGCTCCGGCAAGGGCAGATTCAGGGGCGACACGCCCGTCGTGGCCAGGTGCGCCCGCGTCGCGACGTCGCGGCCCCCGACCAGCAGGGTCCCCGCGACGACGTGCGCCTCGCCCGGCAGGTCGTCGTCCTCCATCGCCTGCGCGCGCGCTCGCAAGGGAACGCAGGTGAGCGCCGCGAAGAGCACCTCCACCTCGCCCACGCACACGACGCGGTCGCCGCGCGAGGCCATCGTGAGGTGATCGATGGCCACCACGTCGTCGACCGCCACGCGCGCGTCCTGCGCGTGCAGGATCGGAGACGAGTCGACAGCGCTCACGGATGCGACTCGTCCACCTTGGAGCCAGGCCCGCCGAACGAGATGTCTCCCACCAGCTCCGCGCGAGCCAGCGGCTTCGTCCCGTCGAACACCATGAACGGCGTCAGCGCGCGCGCGACGTCGAGCAGCGCCGGCGGGATCACGATGCCAGCAAGCGAGCCCTGCGGCACAGACGCAAGACCCGCGAGCTTCGCCAGCGTCCCGAGCAGCGACTCGTCGTCCTCCGGCAGCTCGATCACGGGCGCGTCATGCGGGACGTGGCCCAGCCTGCGCGCCTCCTCGAGCGCCTCGCGCAGCCCGCCCAGACGGTCGACGAGGCCCTTGTCGATCGCCTGCGCCCCCGTCCAGACGCGCCCGCGCCCCACCGCGTCGACCGCGTCCGGCGTCATGCGCCGCCCCTCGGCCACGCGCGCCACGAACAGGTCGTAGAACTGCTTCACCTTCACGCCCAGCTCGCGCCGCTCGTCGTCGGTGAAGGGCCGATAGAACGACTCGGCGTCCGCTTTCGGCGCCGTGCGGAACATGTCGATGCCCACGCCGAGCTTGTCGAGCAAGCCGACCACGTCGACCTTGCCGTAGAAGATGCCGATCGAGCCGGTGATCGTGCCGCGGTTCGCGAAGATCGTCCCGCCGCCGACCGACGCGTAGTAGCCGCCGCTCGCCGCGCTCGTGCCCATCGAGACCACGAAGGGCTTGGCGCGCGCGGTCAGGATCGCCTCGCGCAAGATCACGTCCGCCGCGAGCGACGAGCCGCCGCCCGTCTCCACGCGGAAGACGACGGCCTTGACCGTGCTGTCCTCGCGCGCGTTCCTGAGCGCGCGCGCGATCGTGTACGAGCCCGCGAGCTTGATGCCGACGAACGGGATGTCGGTGCTCTCGCCGTCGACCATGTCGCCGTGCAGGTACACGATCGCCACCTTCGCCGGCGCGCCCCACCACTTCGGCGCACGCGTGAGCAGCGCCTCGTCCCCGATGCGCGCCGGGCCGCCCACCATCTCCTCGACCACGCGATCGATCTCGTCCTCGTACGCGAGCACGTCGACGAGGTCCGCCGCGCGCGCCTCCGACGCGAGGAACGGACCCTTCGCGATCTTCTCCCTGAGCACGCGCAGGGGCATCTTCCGGCCACCGCCCACGTCGTGCATGTAGAGCGCCTCGATGTTCTCGAGCAGCTTGCGATGGTCCTCCGTCGCGATGGGGCTGCCCTCCGAGCGCGTGTACTGCTCGGCCGCGAGCTTGTGCTCCGCGATGCGCACGAAGTCCGAGCGCACGCCGAGCTTCTCGAGAAGGCCGCCGTAGTAGAAGTACGACGACGCGAGCCCCGCGAAGCGCAGGCCGCCAGCGGGATTCATCGAGATGCGATCGGCCTGCGAGCAGACGTGCAGCGAGCGTCCCCCCGCATCCTCGAGGTGACAGAGCACCTTCTTGCCGCGCGCGCGCAAGCCCCGCAGCGCGTCGCCAACTTCTTCTGCATGCGCGAGCGAGCTCGCCGGCTCGGCCCGCAGCACGAGCACCACGCCCGAGATCTCCGGATCCTCCGCGGCCCTCCACAAACGCTGCAAGAGCGCCGTGTGCCTGCGGACGCCGGGCGTGTTCTCGATCCGGATCTTCACGAAGCGCGACGGCAGCCGCACGCCAGGCTCGCGGAAGCCGCGCAGCGCCGCCGTCGCGTAGAAGCCGCTTCCGCTGCTCGTCAGCGCGTCGCCGAAGATGCCGCCGCCGCCCACCTGCAAGCCGCCGAGGTTGATGTCGACGCCCGCCATCGCCATCCACTTCGGATCACCCGCAGGGTCGAGCACGCTCACCTCGCCGCGAACACGGCCGATGCGCGGCACGTCCACGCCGAGCGTCGCCTTGGGCACCCACTCGTTCGGCGCCTCGCGATAGCCCGTCTCGAGCCCGATCTCGAGATCACGCCGGCCCACGATCGGACGCAACGCGAGGCCGAAATCCCAGCTCCGCGCGAGCGTTCGCCCGACAGCGCTCGACGGCTCGTTCCAGTCGCGCGCCACGACGGCCGCCGACAGCCACGTGGTGGGCCGCCACGTCAGGCCCGTGGTCATCGAGAAGTAGTCGTCGAGCGCCCCCGCGTTCGAGAACGACCAGCCGAGCGTCGTGCCGAGCGCCATCCTGTCGCCCAGGTTCAGCGCCATCCCCCAGCGCAACCACTGCTGCGGCGCGGTGTACGGCGAGGCCGCGGCGTCGGGCGGATCGAGCAGATCGACGCGCAGACCCGTCGCGAGAAACCACACGGGCAAGCCGAGATCGAACGAGTGCCCCTTCAGCGGCACCGGCGCCCCCGCGCCCGTCCACGCCCACGTCCAGCGCAGCTCGGGCGCGGGCATGAACGCGAGGTTGGCCGGGTTGTACGCGATCGCCGAGGCGTCATCCCCGCTCGCCACGGGCCTGCCTGGCGCAGGCACGCGCGGTGAGCCGTCGGCAGGGCCGGCGAGCGCAGAGCTCGATGCGGTGAGGAGCGAGAGGGCGAGAAGGGCGCTGGTGAGCGGGAGGCGAGATCGGCGAGGGGAGTTCATAGAGTGGATAAGCGCATCAGTGTCTGCGCTTCGGCGTCGTACGTCTTGCGCACCTCGGCGAGCGCCATGCGCTCGACGAGCGGAGCGATCATACCGAGCTTGATCTCGATGTCGCCCACGACCGTGCGCTTCGTGCGTCCACCAGGGACCGCCTCGAGACGGTACGTGCCCTCGGAACGGAAATAGCGCCGCCACTGCTCACGCGGCGCCACCGACCACGTGGAGGAATGATCGGCCAGGCGATAGACCGACAGCTCCTCCCAGCTCATCGCCTCGCGCGCGACGTTGTGCCCACGAAAGATCGGCAAGGGCGCGCTCGCCTGGAAGCGCAGCACCCGCCGCAGCTCTCCCCCCTCGATCACATGCTCGACGGTCTCCACCGACTCGATGTTCGAGTTGAGGATGCTCACCATCATCTGCCCGAGATCGGGCGACAGGACGGCGAGCTCCACAGCGTCGAGAGGAGCGTCGAACTCGTGGGTGATCTCGAAACGCACGTACCCGGCCTCCTTACCACGTTCACGAGCGGACGGCAGACGCGAACACGTCCCGCCGCCGGTGTGCAAAGCCGTTACTCGACAAGGATCCCCCGCGCCCGCGCGATGGCCTCGATCTCGGGACGGCGCCGCTCGAGCTCGGGGACGTCCTTCACTGGCAAGAATCTGGCCTGCGTTCCCTCGCGCGGAACCCGCAAGAACTGTGGCTCCAGGGTCACCGTGAGCTCGTTCAAGATGCGCTCGAACTGCACAGCTCTTCGGTCGCCGATCTTCTTCTCCACCTCGACGTAGGTCCACTCCATCGCGAGCGACGCGAGCGCATCGGCCCGCGCGAGGAAGGTGTTGGTGCTGAAAACCGGCTGCTTCGTCGCATCGAACCCGATCGGCAGGCGCATCTCCTCGACGATCACCCGCCGGCCGTTCCAGCGCAGCGGGCCACCTCCGCGGTCGCTGCCCACCTTGCTGACCACCTCGACGCTGAGCGGGCCACCGTACGAAAGGTGCCAGCCCAGGATCGCCGGGTCGACCGTCGCGCCCAGGTTGTCGAGGTTGGCGATCCACACCGTCTTGCCCCCCGCCGCGATGAACTTGTCGAGCAGGCCGCTCGCGCGCAGCGCGTCGGGCAGGTCGCCGTGGCCCGTCGCGTACACGCTCGGCTCGCCGTCCTCGTCGCGGAAGAGCGAGCCCTCCTGCGTGAGCCGCAGCGAGACGAACTGCTCGAAGGTCGCGACATGAAAGCCGTCGAGGCGCGCGTCGAGCGCCTCGCGGATCGGACCGTTCGTGGCCTCGCTCGTCATCAGCCACAGGGGGCAGATTGCGCCCGTGACGCGCCGGAGGTGGTCGACCTCGGCGAGCCGCAGGTCGAGGAACGTCTTTCCGGGCAGCGCGTCGACGAGCGCCTTCACCACGCCGCCCATGCGCGTCGCCATGCCACCGGCGAGCACACACAGCGCGACCTCGCCGCGGGAGAGGGCCTCGGTGCCGAGCTCCTCACAGCGCGCGTACGCGGGCGTGCCGGGCTCGGGCGCGTCGCTCACGTCCTCGGGCTCGGGCGGCAGGACCGAGCCCGAGATGCGGTTGCGCTGATCGCGGTCGGTGCGCATCGCCTCCGCCCACCGCAAGAGCCTGTCGGGGTCGAAACCCCGGGCGCGGATGCGGGAGGCGAGCGGTTCAGGGAGTGATGCGAGCTCTTCTGCGAGTGTCACGCAGTCGAGAAAGCACGACCTCCATGGCCCGGCAACCGGGGAGGGCCGCCGATCGCGTCAGGGCGAGGACGAGCGCGTAGGGGGCGACTCCCATCGCCCCGGAACCCATACGTACTGGACACCATCGTAGTGCCACGCGCCCGCGACCCAGATCATCCCGGGCGCAGGCGCAGCGGGCACGATCTCCGGCAGGGGCGCGGGCGGCCCGTCGGCTTCCGCCCCGCGCGCCGGGCGCTCGGATGTGCCCGCGACGCATGCGGGGACAAACGTCACGAGCAGCAGCGCGACGAGGACGAGCGGAAGATTCATCCGTGAAGGACCATCGCCCACACGTCGTAGAGCGCGTGTGTCCAGACCGCGGGCGCGAAGCCGCGGAAGACGAAGATCGCGGTGAGCACGAGGCCGCAGACGGCGCGGAAGACGAACGAGGCGACGTCGAACGAGTCGCCGAGCGCGCCGACGTAGTGCCACGCCGAGAACGCGACGGCGGCGACCACGGCCCACGCCGCCGTGATCACGAAGCGCGTGGCGCCGGCCGAGAACACGGCCTTGAAGAGCAGCGCGCCGAGGCCGAACAGGCCCACGCGGAAGGCGATCTCCTCGTAGAACCCGGCGCCCATGCTCATCACGACGCCCGTGAACACGCCGCGCGTCTGCGCGCTCGCCTCGACCGCGAGCGGCAACGAGCCCACCGCGTACGCGCCCGCGAAGCGCATGAGGATGGCGTAGAGCGTGGCCTCGAACGCGATGAGCGCGAAGCGCTTGCCCTCGAGCGCCTTCTTCTGCCCGGTGGCCGCGAGGACCACGACGAACGCGATGCCCACGAGCACCGTGAGCCCCGCGTACGTGGGCAGGCTGTTCTTGGCGAGCGCCGCGAGCTCGGCCGTGACCGGATCGGCCGCGTTGCGGACGGGGAGGAAGACGACGCCGAGGTGGTAGAGCAGGAAGATGGGCAGGGTGAGCCCGAGGTCGGTCCACGCATCGCTCTTCGCGGGGACCTTGTCTTGCTCGTTCGCCGCTGCCTCGCTGCCCATCAGGTCGGTCTCAGGCGGTAGACGATGAAGATCACCTCGGCCACCCAGATGACGAGGTTCAGGATGAAGGGCACGTCGCGCAGGATCTCCTGCGTGGGGCTCTCGGCCTTGGGGCGCCCGGCGACGAGCTGCAGAAAGCGCGTCAGCCCGAAGAGCGGGTGGATGGTGGTCGCCCAGAGCCAGGGGTTGTCGAAGAAGCGCTGCGTGTCGTGGTCGAGCGTGTACGCGAGGTACGTCGCCACGGTCGCGAGGCCCGTCATCCCGAGGGCCACGTTGAGGATGCGCGGCGAGTAGGCCTCGAGCGCGGCGCGCTGCTTGCCGGCCGTGGACGAGGCGATCTCGTGGCGGCGCTTGCCGAAGCCGAGGAAGAGCGCGAGCAGCGCGGTGCACGCGACCATGAACCCGGACAGGGGCGTCTTCGTCGCGAACCCGCCCGCGAGCACGCGCAGGACGAACCCGAGCGCGATGCACCCGACGTCGAGGTAGGCGATCTTCTTGAGCCCGAACGAATACGCGAGGTTCAGGGCAAAGTAGGCGACCACCACGGCCATGAACTTGCCTGGCCCGAGCAGCGCGCCGCCGAACGAGATCAAGACGAGCGCCACGGCCATCGCCTTGGCCACGGCGAGCGGGACCTGGCCCGAGGCGATCGGCCGGAAGCGCTTGACCGGATGAACCCGGTCGGCCTCGGCGTCCACGATGTCGTTCATCGTGTAGACCGCGCCTGCGAGCAGGCAGAAGATCCCGAAGGCGCCGAGCGCGCTCGTGATGATCGACGGGTGGGTCAGGTGCTTGGCGAACACGACCGGCGCCAGGACGAAGAGGTTCTTCACCCACTGCGTCGGCCGGACCGTCCGGATCATCCCCCGGACGCGCCAGAGCAGGCTGCCCTGCTTGGAGGGAGGAATGAGCGGCGTCGGCTCCGACGGCGGCATGGAAGCGCCGGACAGCCGTCCCCCCGCGCCATCGTTGGATGGGTGCGGGAGCACGACCTCGTTCCCCGATAAAGGGGCGGAAAAGGCGCGCTCGTTGTCGTTTGCAAGGGGGGTCAGCAGGGGACCGGGGACCGCCACGACGGCGGAGCATACACACGGCCAGGGGGTCGGGCCATTCGCGCGCGCCCGGTCGCTGTCACAGAGGGCCCAACCCGGGACGACGGGAGCCTCGGGTGTCCTGCCCCTCAGAAATCTTGGCGGTCGCCCCGGCCACCCAGGGGCTATAGCTACGCTCGTGCTAGCATCAGCCGCGATGACGTCGGCGCTGTCGATCGCGCGGGAGGCAACGCCCCTGCTCCAGGAGCTGCGCTCCGCCGTGGAGCAGGCCCTCGAGGGGAAGCCGGAGTCCGTCGAGCTTGCGCTGATCGCGCTGCTCGCGCGGGGTCACGTGCTCATCGAGGACGTGCCGGGCGTCGGCAAGACGACGCTGGCGCGATCGCTCGCCAAGGCCGTGGGCGGCGAGCTGCGGCGCGTGCAGTTCACGAGCGACCTGCTCCCGAGCGACGTGCTCGGCGTGAGCGTCTACGACCAGCGCTCGTCTCAGTTCGTCTTCCGGCAAGGCCCCATCTTCGCGAACATCCTGCTCGCGGACGAGATCAACCGCGCGAGCCCGCGGACGCAGTCGGCGCTGCTCGAGGCGATGAACGAGGGGCAGGTGTCGGTCGACGGCGTGACGACGCCCCTGCCCGATCCGTTCTTCGTGCTGGCCACGCAGAACCCGCAGGACTTCGCGGGGACGTTCCCGCTCCCCGAGTCGCAGCTCGACCGCTTCATGGTGCGGATCCGGCTCGGCTACCCGCCGCCTCACGTCGAGATGCGGCTGCTCTTGCAAGGCGGCGACGGCGACCGCATCCGCAACGTGCCGCAGGTGCTCGAGCCTTCGCAGCTCGTCGCGCTGCAACGCGAGGTGGACCGGGTCGAGCTCGACGCCTCGCTCGCCACCTACCTGCAAGCGGTGCTCACCGCGACGCGCTCGAGCCCCACCTTGTCGCTCGGGGCCTCGCCGCGGGCGGGCATGAACCTCGGGCGCGCAGCGCGAAGCCGCGCCGTGCTCCACGGCCGCACCTACTGCATCGCCGACGACATCCACGATCTCGCCGTGCCCGTGCTCGCGCACCGCGTGCGCCTCTCCGCCCACGCGGAGGGCTACATGCCGAGCCGCGACGAGTGCGAGAACGCGGTGCGGGACATCGTCGCGCGCGTGCCGGTGCCGCTGTAGCGAAGGGGCTCGATGGCTGATCAGAGGCAGGCCGAAGCACTGGCCCGTCGAAACGGCGTCTCGAACGGTCGCCCGGCGCGAGAGCTTTCGCCGTGGCCCACCGCCCCGCGCGACGCGTCCGCGCAAGGCCGGGGCACGTTCGCGCGCGCGCTGCGGGGCTTTCGCTTGCCGCGCAAGCTCAAGTTCACGCGCGAGGGCAAGTACTACGTGGGCATCACGCTCGGCGTGGGCTTCGCGGCGATCAACACGGGCAACAACCTCCTGTACCTGCTGCTCGGGATGCTGCTGTCGCTCATGATCGTCTCGAGCGTGATGAGCGAGCTGAGCCTGCGAAACCTCACGGTGACGCGGCGGCTGCCCACGCGCGCGCAGGTGGGCCGCGCGCACCTCGTCGAGATCGAGGTCTACAACCACAAGAAGCGCGTGCCCTCGTACGCCATCGAGGTCGAGGACCTGCGCGCCGGGCAGCCCGCGGACAAGCGCTGCTTCTTCCTCAAGATCAGCCCCTCCTCGGCGCAGGTCGCCGCTTACCGACGCACGCCCGCGCGGCGCGGTCGCGACCGGCACACGGGCTTCCGCATCGCCACGCGCTTCCCCTTCGGCCTGTTCGAAAAATCGCGCGAGGTGACGGCCGAGGGCGAGCTGGTGATCTACCCGGCGGTCGATCCGGTGCGCCTGCCTCCCGAGGAGCACGGGCGCAGAAACGGCGGCGTGGGCACGGCGGGGCGCGGGACGAGCGACGAGACGTACTGCCTGCGCCCGATGCGCGAGGGCGACGACCCGCGCGACATCTACTGGCGCAAGAGCGCCGTGATGAACCAGATGGTCCTGCGCGAGCGCGCGCGTGAGACGCGGCCCGACGTGCGGATCATGATCGACACCGTGCGGCCCAAGGACGCGGGCGAGGGCTTCGCGCAGGGGTTCGAGAAGCGCATCCGCGAGGTCGCCTCGCGCGCCGTCGCGCACATCAAGCGAGGTGACGGCGTGGTCGTGGCGACGACGCTCGGCGAAGAGGTGCGCGGCGATCGCAACATGGGCTCCGATCCGATCCTGCGCTTTCTGGCGCTGCTCGACGCGGTCGATCAGGAGCGCGTCGAGGAGATCCGCGAGCGGCGGGCGGCGCGGCAGCGGGCACGGCTCGAAGGAGGTCACGCGTGAGGTTCGGGCTCGTCCATCGGGTGATGACCGACGCGCTCGCGGTGCTCGGCATCCTGGCGCTCCTGGCGAGCGGCCAGTTCGGTCCCTGGGTGAGCGGATCGATCCTCGCCGGGCTCGTCGTCGCGCTCGCGATCCGCGACGCGTGGGAGCGCTATCCGTGGCTCAAGCACCTCGACGCCGTGGCGCTGCTCGGCGTGCTCGGGCTGCAGATCGGGCGCCTGATGCTCGATCCCAACGCGAACGTGCTCGACGTGCTGATCGAGTTCGCGGCGGCCTTGCAGATCATCCGGCTCGCGACGCGCAAGGGCGCGGCGCACGACCAGCAGGTGATCGTGCTGGCGCTGCTCCACCTCATCTCGGGCACGGTGCTCGGCGGAGGGCTCGGCTACGGCCTGTGCTTCCTCGGCGTGCTCATCGTGGCGCCTGGCGCGCTCGTGCTGAGCCACCTGCGGCGCGAGGTCGAGGGCAACTACCGGCAGGGCGCGCGTGATCGCACGGGGCTCCCCGTCGACGTGCCGCGCATCCTGCGCTCGCGGCGCGTCGTGGGGCGCACGTTCCTCGGCGTGACGTGCCTCCTGTCGATCCCGATCTTCGTCTTCACCGCGATGCTCTTCGTGCTCTTCCCGCGCGTGGGGCTTTCCTTGCTGCTGCTCAACCGCGGGCACTCGGGCCGGATGATCGGCTTCTCGGGCCGCGTGGATCTCGGCGAGGTGGGCGTCCTGCGGAGCGATCCGACGCTGGTGATGCGCGTCGAGGTCCCGAACCTCCCCGATCCGCCGCCTGCGCGGCTGCCCTTGCACCTGCGGGGCACGGCGCTCGACGCGTACGACGGGCGCGCCTGGACCCAGAGCGAGTCGTTCAAGCGCATCGTGGAGACCGAGGCGGGCATCGTCCCGTTCGAGGATCGCTGGCCCGACTCGGCGCTCGATCCGGTGATGCACATCGACCTCGACCCGATCGACCCGCCCGTGATCTTCCTGCCCCCGCACGCATCGGGGCTGAAGCTGCGGACGCGGGCCACGGTGAGCGGCGAGCCCTCGGCGACGGCGTACCGCGGACCCGAGGGGGAGCTGCGCTACCAGCCGATCGACGACCGCGGGCTCAAGTACGACGTGTTCCTGTCGCGCAAGAAGGCGCCCTCGTTCAAGCGGATGATCGCCTCGGAGCGATGGCGCTACCTGACGGTGCCGAAGGACATGCCGGAGCGCGTCCGGCAGCTCGCGCAGACGTGGGCGAAGGACGCGTCGACGCCGCTCGAGCGCGCGCGTGCGATCGAGCATCACCTGCGCACCGAGTACCGCTACGACCTCGCGTCGCCTTCGGGCAAGGACCCGCAGCCGCTCGACCACTTCCTGTTCGAGTCGAAGCGCGGGCACTGCGAGTTCTACTCGACCGCGATGGCGATCATGCTGCGCACGCTCGACGTGCCCACGCGCAACGTGACGGGCTTCGTGGGCGGCAGCTACAACCGCTTCGGCCGCTTCTACGCCGTGCGCCAGGGCGACGCGCACTCGTGGGTCGAGGCGTGGCTCGACGAGCAGCAGGGCTGGGTGACGTTCGACCCGACGCCGCCCTCGGACGCGGCCCCGAAGAGCGACATGGTCGGCGCCTGGGCGTACCTGCGCGATCTGGTCGAGGCGACGAGCCAGCGCTGGGACCGCCACGTCGTGAGCTACGACCTGAACCAGCAGGTGAGCCTGCTCAGCAGCTTCACCTCGCGCTCGCGGCGCGGCGGCTCGATCTTGCCCGAGACGACGCGCGGTCGCGCCTACGGGCTCGCCGCCGTGGGCCTCGTGGTGGCGGGCGCAGGCGCCGCGATGTGGCTGCGGCGCCGCAAGCAGCGCGGCGTCGTGGGCCCGCGCGGCGCCGATCCGCGATCGGCGAGCGCGATCCTGGCGACGGCCCTCTACGAAGCGCTCGACGCGGCGATGGGCGCGCGCGGTGTCGGCAGGTCGCCGAGCACGCCGCCGTTGAAGCACGCGCAAGCGCTCTCGGAGATGAGCCACCCGCTCGCCGAAGAGGTCCTCGCGCTGACGGAGATCTACCTGCGCGCGCGCTTCGGCGGCGAGCCGCTGTCGGACGAGGAGCGGCGGAGCTTCGAGCGGCGCGTGAAGGCGCTACGGCAAGCGCCGACGGTGCAGGCGGGAGCGCAGGCGGCGGCGAGCTGAGGCGCCCGGCCTAGGGCCCCCTCGCCGCCGACGTCCCTGGCCTCCTCGGCGTCCGCGCGTTCGTCGCGACCATCATCGATTTCGCCAGGATGGCGTGCTTGATCGACATGCCCGTCACGCCCGCGTCGTTCGGCGCGATTCGACCGACCTCGTCGAGAAACGCCTGCGCCGCGTCGTGCTCGCCGAGCACCGCGAGCACCGTGCTCTGATCACGCAAGGTCGCAGCCACGACGCTCGCCGTCGCCGTGTCCGGCAGAACCGGCATCGCGATGGCCTCCATCACGCGCCGGATCGGCAACAGCGACGCCGTCGTCGACAGCTTGCGATCCGACTGCCCGAGCGGCTGCGGCGCGTACTCCAGCCAGAAGCCGTCGACCGCGAGGTGCGACACGAGTCGCTTCGACCACGTACGATCGAGCTCCACGTGCAACGGCCGCACGTCCGCGAGCTTCGACAGCGCGTACTCGCTCGGCCCGCCCGCGAGCGCGTAGTCGCGCAGGAGCGGCTCGAGCTCCGGCTCCGTCGCGATCAGGCTCATGGCCACGCGCCCTCGGTGCAGCAGGTTTCCCGGCACGATCACCACGTCGGGCCTCTCGCCGCGCAGTAGCCGCGCCGCCCAGAGGCGGAACGCGACCGCCGGCGAGCGCACGAGGATCGCCGAGCTCGGCTCGAGGCGCCCGAGCGCGCCGTCGGTCCACTCCTCGGCCGCGTACTGCGTGCCTCGATCGGCCACGTACCCGGCCTCCTCCGACGAGAGCGCGACGAGCGTCACGTGGAAGACGACGAGCAGGACCGCTCCGCTGCGCGCCATGGGCAGCTTCAGCTCGAGCATCTTGCGCACCGCGAAGGCCGCGCCGAGAGACGAGCACGTCGCGAGCGCCGCCACCGCGAGCGCGCGCAGCGCCGTCAGCGAGTCGGTGTAGAGCATGCCCGT includes:
- a CDS encoding class I SAM-dependent methyltransferase, with the translated sequence MHTEHPYIHALGHAAFTRFYDPFIRTVIRERAFKERLIDLADVRTGHRVLDVGAGTGTLAILIKQRVPGATVVGLDGDPEIREMARQKIAAAGLDIELRDGFAQKLPFPDDSFDRVVTTLVLHHLSRADKEAAFREMARVLRPDGELHVADVGPPRSAAGQIAAGVMRRFGYVGDNLDGRLPELMRAAGFANVEETSRLTTVLGPLVYLRGKKP
- a CDS encoding ABC transporter ATP-binding protein, with protein sequence MSAVDSSPILHAQDARVAVDDVVAIDHLTMASRGDRVVCVGEVEVLFAALTCVPLRARAQAMEDDDLPGEAHVVAGTLLVGGRDVATRAHLATTGVSPLNLPLPERMTAHEYVTWSARLGGIAERAAREMAAAALERVGLTGAMRYPAAALGPGQRRALGLANAVVADPRVIVAEAPLAGLDVHAAMFVTNAMAAVTQGRGAIFSVHRMEPGTPEGELSHGASHAVVIAGGAAVLEGAPAELFAGARIYGVTVRGNAGAFRQELEARGIAVRGGPLRMSAVLPEGGTTREILAAAKAARAPVVELFPIVGGAG
- a CDS encoding S49 family peptidase, which produces MASGDDASAIAYNPANLAFMPAPELRWTWAWTGAGAPVPLKGHSFDLGLPVWFLATGLRVDLLDPPDAAASPYTAPQQWLRWGMALNLGDRMALGTTLGWSFSNAGALDDYFSMTTGLTWRPTTWLSAAVVARDWNEPSSAVGRTLARSWDFGLALRPIVGRRDLEIGLETGYREAPNEWVPKATLGVDVPRIGRVRGEVSVLDPAGDPKWMAMAGVDINLGGLQVGGGGIFGDALTSSGSGFYATAALRGFREPGVRLPSRFVKIRIENTPGVRRHTALLQRLWRAAEDPEISGVVLVLRAEPASSLAHAEEVGDALRGLRARGKKVLCHLEDAGGRSLHVCSQADRISMNPAGGLRFAGLASSYFYYGGLLEKLGVRSDFVRIAEHKLAAEQYTRSEGSPIATEDHRKLLENIEALYMHDVGGGRKMPLRVLREKIAKGPFLASEARAADLVDVLAYEDEIDRVVEEMVGGPARIGDEALLTRAPKWWGAPAKVAIVYLHGDMVDGESTDIPFVGIKLAGSYTIARALRNAREDSTVKAVVFRVETGGGSSLAADVILREAILTARAKPFVVSMGTSAASGGYYASVGGGTIFANRGTITGSIGIFYGKVDVVGLLDKLGVGIDMFRTAPKADAESFYRPFTDDERRELGVKVKQFYDLFVARVAEGRRMTPDAVDAVGRGRVWTGAQAIDKGLVDRLGGLREALEEARRLGHVPHDAPVIELPEDDESLLGTLAKLAGLASVPQGSLAGIVIPPALLDVARALTPFMVFDGTKPLARAELVGDISFGGPGSKVDESHP
- a CDS encoding DUF2505 family protein, encoding MRFEITHEFDAPLDAVELAVLSPDLGQMMVSILNSNIESVETVEHVIEGGELRRVLRFQASAPLPIFRGHNVAREAMSWEELSVYRLADHSSTWSVAPREQWRRYFRSEGTYRLEAVPGGRTKRTVVGDIEIKLGMIAPLVERMALAEVRKTYDAEAQTLMRLSTL
- a CDS encoding UTP--glucose-1-phosphate uridylyltransferase, which produces MTLAEELASLPEPLASRIRARGFDPDRLLRWAEAMRTDRDQRNRISGSVLPPEPEDVSDAPEPGTPAYARCEELGTEALSRGEVALCVLAGGMATRMGGVVKALVDALPGKTFLDLRLAEVDHLRRVTGAICPLWLMTSEATNGPIREALDARLDGFHVATFEQFVSLRLTQEGSLFRDEDGEPSVYATGHGDLPDALRASGLLDKFIAAGGKTVWIANLDNLGATVDPAILGWHLSYGGPLSVEVVSKVGSDRGGGPLRWNGRRVIVEEMRLPIGFDATKQPVFSTNTFLARADALASLAMEWTYVEVEKKIGDRRAVQFERILNELTVTLEPQFLRVPREGTQARFLPVKDVPELERRRPEIEAIARARGILVE
- a CDS encoding YXWGXW repeat-containing protein; its protein translation is MNLPLVLVALLLVTFVPACVAGTSERPARGAEADGPPAPLPEIVPAAPAPGMIWVAGAWHYDGVQYVWVPGRWESPPTRSSSP
- a CDS encoding type II CAAX prenyl endopeptidase Rce1 family protein, which codes for MGSEAAANEQDKVPAKSDAWTDLGLTLPIFLLYHLGVVFLPVRNAADPVTAELAALAKNSLPTYAGLTVLVGIAFVVVLAATGQKKALEGKRFALIAFEATLYAILMRFAGAYAVGSLPLAVEASAQTRGVFTGVVMSMGAGFYEEIAFRVGLFGLGALLFKAVFSAGATRFVITAAWAVVAAVAFSAWHYVGALGDSFDVASFVFRAVCGLVLTAIFVFRGFAPAVWTHALYDVWAMVLHG